The proteins below are encoded in one region of Streptomyces sp. NBC_00490:
- the ppdK gene encoding pyruvate, phosphate dikinase: MVRYVYDFAAGGRDMADLLGGKGANLAEMTRMGLPVPPGFTVTTEACRSFLATGTEPDSLARAISDHLTALEEAAGRRLGQPDDPLLLSVRSGARFSMPGMMETILDIGLNDESVLGLAKSSGNERFAWDSYRRLVQMFGSTVMGVGSALFEDAMTRLKEARGAPDDLSLDAADLAGLVEISKELIRQETGEYFPQSPAEQLRRAVLAVFESWNGERARLYRRREHIPDDLGTAVNVQTMVFGNLGPDSGSGVAFTRDPATGARGVYGDYLSNAQGEDVVAGIRNTVPLTDLEHLDPTSYAQLLEHIRTLETHYRDLCDIEFTIERGRLWMLQTRVGKRTAEAAFAIAAELVDEELITPDEALARVSGDGLARLMFPRFNTPAVGEALAHGIPASPGAAVGAAVFDSVEAVRRAAAGEKVVLVRQETTPDDLPGMVAAQAVLTSRGGKTSHAAVVARGMGKVCVCGAEEITVDPQGRRFSVGGTVVEEGTVISVDGTEGAVYPGAAALVDSIVMRYFETGGQGERAAGLVDAVARAMRQADGVRRLGVRANADTPEDAARARRFGAQGIGLCRTEHMFLGDRRQLVEAMILARTDAERERAFDALLPLQRQDFVGILEAMDGLPVTIRLLDPPLHEFLPDRTELAVRLAAAEAHGNPPSEHDSELLDAVNRMHEENPMLGLRGVRLGLVAPGLVAMQVRAIAEAVVERKRAGGNPQAEIMVPLIDTVEELRIVREEVEQVLAEVSRATGVPVECPVGTMIELPRAALTAGRIAEEAQFFSFGTNDLTQTTWGFSRDDVEAAFFSAYLDKGIFKASPFETIDREGVGRLVEIAVAEGRAARPGLKIGVCGEHGGDPDSVHFFHGVGLDYVSCSPFRVPVARLEAGRAALPETQTSDSR, from the coding sequence ATGGTCCGTTACGTGTACGACTTCGCCGCGGGCGGCCGTGACATGGCCGACCTGCTCGGCGGCAAGGGCGCCAACCTGGCCGAGATGACCCGGATGGGCCTGCCGGTGCCGCCCGGGTTCACCGTCACCACCGAAGCCTGCCGCTCCTTCCTGGCCACCGGCACCGAGCCGGACAGCCTGGCCCGCGCGATCTCCGATCATCTGACGGCCTTGGAGGAGGCGGCCGGACGGCGGCTGGGCCAGCCGGACGACCCGCTGCTGCTGTCCGTCCGCTCCGGGGCCCGGTTCTCCATGCCCGGCATGATGGAGACGATCCTGGACATCGGTCTCAACGACGAGTCCGTGCTCGGGCTGGCGAAGTCCTCCGGGAACGAACGCTTCGCCTGGGACTCCTACCGCCGCCTCGTGCAGATGTTCGGCAGCACCGTCATGGGCGTCGGCAGTGCACTGTTCGAAGACGCCATGACCCGCCTCAAGGAGGCCCGGGGCGCGCCGGACGATCTAAGCCTTGACGCGGCCGATCTGGCCGGGCTCGTCGAGATCTCCAAGGAGCTGATCCGTCAGGAGACGGGCGAGTACTTCCCGCAGTCCCCTGCCGAGCAGCTGCGCCGAGCGGTCCTGGCCGTCTTCGAGTCCTGGAACGGCGAACGCGCCCGCCTCTACCGCCGCCGCGAACACATCCCCGACGACCTCGGCACCGCGGTCAATGTACAGACCATGGTCTTCGGCAACCTCGGGCCCGACTCCGGCAGCGGCGTCGCCTTCACCCGCGACCCGGCCACCGGCGCCCGAGGCGTGTACGGCGACTACCTGTCCAACGCTCAGGGCGAGGACGTCGTCGCGGGCATCCGCAACACCGTCCCGCTGACCGACCTGGAGCACCTGGATCCGACGTCGTACGCCCAACTGCTCGAACACATAAGGACGTTGGAGACTCACTACCGGGACCTGTGCGACATCGAGTTCACCATCGAGCGGGGCCGACTGTGGATGCTGCAGACCCGGGTCGGCAAGCGCACCGCCGAGGCCGCCTTCGCCATCGCCGCGGAGCTCGTCGACGAGGAACTGATCACCCCGGACGAGGCCCTGGCACGGGTCAGCGGCGACGGGCTGGCCCGGCTGATGTTCCCCCGCTTCAACACCCCGGCCGTCGGTGAGGCGCTCGCGCACGGCATCCCGGCCTCGCCGGGTGCCGCCGTCGGCGCCGCGGTGTTCGACTCCGTCGAGGCGGTCCGGCGCGCCGCCGCCGGGGAGAAGGTCGTCCTCGTACGTCAGGAGACCACCCCCGACGACCTGCCCGGCATGGTCGCCGCCCAGGCCGTGCTGACCAGCCGGGGCGGCAAGACCAGCCACGCGGCCGTGGTCGCCCGCGGCATGGGCAAGGTCTGCGTGTGCGGTGCCGAGGAAATCACCGTGGATCCGCAGGGCCGTCGCTTCAGCGTGGGCGGCACCGTCGTCGAGGAGGGCACGGTCATCTCCGTCGACGGCACCGAAGGCGCGGTCTACCCCGGGGCGGCTGCGCTGGTCGACTCCATCGTGATGCGGTACTTCGAGACCGGCGGGCAGGGTGAGCGAGCGGCCGGACTGGTCGACGCCGTGGCCCGCGCCATGCGACAAGCCGACGGCGTACGGCGGTTGGGTGTGCGAGCCAACGCCGACACCCCCGAGGACGCCGCCCGCGCCCGCCGGTTCGGCGCGCAGGGCATAGGACTGTGCCGCACCGAGCACATGTTCCTCGGCGACCGCCGCCAGCTGGTCGAGGCGATGATCCTGGCCCGCACCGACGCCGAACGCGAACGGGCCTTCGACGCGCTGCTGCCGCTCCAGCGGCAGGACTTCGTCGGCATCCTGGAGGCGATGGACGGCCTGCCGGTCACCATCCGCCTCCTCGACCCGCCCCTGCACGAGTTCCTGCCCGACCGCACCGAACTCGCCGTACGCCTCGCCGCCGCCGAGGCCCACGGCAACCCACCCAGCGAGCACGACTCCGAACTGCTCGACGCCGTCAACCGCATGCACGAGGAGAACCCGATGCTCGGCCTGCGCGGCGTACGCCTGGGCCTGGTGGCACCGGGCCTGGTCGCCATGCAGGTACGGGCCATCGCCGAGGCGGTTGTCGAACGCAAGCGCGCCGGGGGCAATCCGCAGGCGGAAATCATGGTGCCGCTGATCGACACGGTCGAGGAACTGCGGATTGTGCGCGAGGAGGTGGAGCAGGTCCTGGCCGAGGTCAGCAGGGCCACCGGTGTCCCTGTGGAGTGCCCGGTCGGCACGATGATCGAGCTGCCGAGGGCTGCTCTGACGGCGGGCCGGATCGCCGAGGAGGCACAGTTCTTCTCCTTCGGCACCAACGACCTGACCCAGACCACCTGGGGCTTCTCCCGCGACGACGTCGAGGCGGCCTTCTTCTCCGCCTACCTCGACAAGGGCATCTTCAAGGCGTCCCCGTTCGAGACCATCGACCGCGAGGGTGTGGGCCGCCTGGTCGAGATCGCGGTCGCCGAGGGCCGTGCGGCCCGGCCCGGGCTGAAGATCGGTGTCTGCGGCGAGCACGGCGGTGACCCGGATTCCGTGCACTTCTTCCACGGCGTGGGGCTGGACTACGTCTCCTGTTCGCCATTCCGTGTCCCGGTCGCCCGTTTGGAGGCCGGACGAGCCGCACTCCCCGAGACGCAGACCAGCGACAGCCGGTGA
- the adhP gene encoding alcohol dehydrogenase AdhP produces the protein MKAAVVRSFGQPLVIEERPDPQPGPGQIRIRLEASGLCHTDIHAAHGDWPVKPTPPFIPGHEGVGIVEALGDGVTHLEVGQRVAVPWLGWACGRCEHCLSGWETLCEQQQNTGYSVDGGYAEKMLAPADFAAVVPDGIDPRDAAPLTCAGVTTYKALKVAGVRPTQLVAISGVGGLGHLAVQYAKIAGATVAAIDVTDEKLELARELGADILIDARKEDPAEVLKQHGGAHAAIALAVNEQAFASVYGGLRRGGKLVMVALPAGGTIQVPIFDTVLNGTSVIGSIVGTRQDLDEVFQLHAAGRTKVIYETRPLETVNDSIAEVLNGQIKARIVFEM, from the coding sequence ATGAAGGCAGCAGTCGTCCGGTCCTTCGGCCAGCCGCTGGTGATCGAGGAGCGCCCGGACCCGCAGCCCGGCCCCGGCCAGATCCGCATCCGGCTGGAGGCGTCCGGGCTGTGCCACACCGACATCCACGCCGCCCACGGCGACTGGCCGGTCAAGCCGACCCCGCCATTCATCCCCGGTCACGAGGGCGTCGGCATCGTCGAGGCGCTCGGAGACGGGGTGACTCATCTGGAGGTCGGGCAGCGGGTGGCCGTCCCCTGGCTGGGCTGGGCCTGCGGGCGGTGCGAGCACTGCCTGTCCGGCTGGGAGACACTGTGCGAGCAGCAGCAGAACACCGGCTACAGCGTGGACGGCGGCTACGCCGAGAAGATGCTCGCCCCCGCGGACTTCGCCGCTGTGGTCCCCGACGGCATCGACCCGCGCGACGCCGCCCCGCTGACCTGCGCCGGCGTCACGACGTACAAGGCGCTCAAGGTTGCCGGCGTCCGCCCGACCCAGCTGGTGGCGATCTCCGGTGTCGGCGGTCTCGGACACCTCGCCGTGCAGTACGCGAAGATCGCCGGGGCGACCGTCGCCGCGATCGACGTCACCGACGAGAAGCTCGAACTCGCCCGGGAGCTCGGCGCGGACATTCTCATCGATGCCCGCAAGGAGGACCCGGCCGAGGTGCTCAAGCAGCACGGGGGCGCCCACGCGGCCATCGCGCTGGCCGTCAACGAGCAGGCGTTCGCGTCCGTCTACGGCGGACTGCGGCGCGGCGGCAAGTTGGTCATGGTCGCCCTGCCCGCCGGCGGAACCATTCAGGTGCCGATCTTCGACACCGTGCTCAACGGCACCTCCGTCATCGGCTCGATCGTCGGCACCCGCCAGGACCTGGACGAGGTGTTCCAGCTGCACGCCGCCGGACGCACCAAGGTGATCTACGAAACCCGGCCGCTGGAGACCGTCAACGACTCCATCGCCGAAGTCCTCAACGGTCAGATCAAGGCACGCATCGTCTTCGAGATGTGA
- a CDS encoding universal stress protein codes for MLLGQAEKAQMLVLGSSGHGAIAGFLLGSVGQQVLARANGPVVMVRANARSAAKHDGGDVVVGLDDLDGPAGPLLEFAFETAAARRTALRAVHAPSLPPLYGYGPAVGQPASQDGGITGQAEEALSDALRPWREKYPQVPVACTVDLARASGVVLQAAAQAGLVVVGRRVHRPALGMRIGPVAHAVLHHAVAPVAVVPHG; via the coding sequence GTGCTGCTGGGCCAGGCTGAGAAGGCCCAGATGCTGGTGCTGGGCTCCAGCGGTCACGGCGCCATCGCAGGGTTCCTGCTCGGTTCCGTGGGGCAGCAGGTGCTGGCTCGGGCGAACGGCCCGGTGGTCATGGTGCGGGCGAACGCCCGCTCGGCCGCCAAGCACGACGGTGGAGATGTCGTGGTCGGGCTCGACGACCTCGACGGCCCGGCCGGGCCGCTGCTGGAGTTCGCCTTCGAGACGGCCGCCGCCCGCAGAACCGCGCTGCGCGCTGTGCACGCGCCGAGTCTGCCGCCGCTGTACGGATACGGCCCCGCTGTGGGGCAGCCGGCCAGCCAGGATGGCGGTATCACGGGTCAGGCGGAGGAGGCACTGTCCGACGCCCTCAGGCCGTGGCGGGAGAAGTACCCGCAGGTCCCGGTCGCCTGCACGGTCGATCTCGCCCGTGCGTCCGGAGTCGTACTGCAGGCCGCCGCGCAGGCCGGACTCGTAGTGGTCGGCCGCAGGGTGCACCGGCCCGCTCTCGGTATGCGCATCGGGCCGGTCGCCCATGCCGTCCTGCACCACGCCGTCGCCCCGGTCGCCGTCGTCCCGCACGGCTGA
- a CDS encoding universal stress protein, which produces MIRPITVGLGGSPESVAAADWAARETQRRDLPLHLVHARIRQPHDVPVAQDLDTQKHWALRILREAEEELRGRHPELTVSTESDIRHRGRGAAGPG; this is translated from the coding sequence ATGATTCGCCCCATCACCGTCGGCCTGGGCGGCTCCCCCGAAAGCGTCGCCGCCGCTGACTGGGCAGCCCGCGAGACACAGCGCCGCGATCTGCCGCTGCATCTGGTGCATGCCCGGATCCGGCAGCCGCACGACGTGCCCGTCGCACAGGATCTGGACACGCAGAAGCACTGGGCACTGCGCATACTGCGGGAGGCCGAGGAGGAGCTGCGCGGGCGGCATCCGGAACTGACGGTCAGCACCGAGTCAGATATCCGACACCGCGGCCGGGGTGCTGCTGGGCCAGGCTGA
- a CDS encoding response regulator transcription factor, with product MADSERPGPDNPIRVFLLDDHEVVRRGVHDLLNDEPDITVIGEAANVEQALVRVPALRPQVAVLDVRLPDGDGVTVCRELRSQMPELACLMLTSFDDEEALLDSIMAGASGYVLKQIQGSDLVSAVRTVAAGQSLLDPSATTRLMARLRKDQQPEEEPDALPGLTTREREILALIGEGLTNRQIGQRLYLAEKTVKNHISRLLAKLGVERRIQAAVIATQAQDRLRHEGR from the coding sequence ATGGCGGACAGCGAGCGACCCGGACCAGACAACCCGATCCGGGTCTTCCTGCTGGACGACCACGAGGTGGTACGCCGGGGGGTACACGACCTGCTGAACGACGAACCGGACATCACCGTGATCGGCGAGGCCGCGAACGTGGAGCAGGCACTGGTCCGCGTCCCCGCGCTGCGCCCGCAGGTGGCCGTGCTCGACGTGCGCCTGCCCGACGGCGACGGAGTGACCGTCTGCCGGGAGCTGCGCTCCCAGATGCCGGAGCTGGCCTGCCTGATGCTCACCTCCTTCGACGATGAGGAGGCCCTGCTCGACTCGATCATGGCCGGCGCCTCCGGATACGTGCTGAAGCAGATCCAGGGCTCCGACCTGGTCTCGGCTGTGCGCACAGTGGCCGCGGGCCAGTCTCTGCTCGACCCGAGCGCCACCACCCGGCTGATGGCCCGGCTGCGCAAGGACCAGCAGCCCGAGGAGGAGCCGGACGCCCTGCCGGGGCTCACCACCCGCGAGCGGGAGATCCTGGCCCTGATCGGCGAGGGCCTGACCAACCGCCAGATCGGTCAGCGGCTCTACCTCGCCGAGAAGACCGTCAAGAACCACATCTCCCGCCTGCTCGCCAAGCTTGGTGTGGAGCGGCGCATCCAGGCGGCGGTCATTGCCACGCAGGCCCAGGACCGGCTGCGGCACGAAGGGCGCTGA
- the gap gene encoding type I glyceraldehyde-3-phosphate dehydrogenase, producing MTVRVGINGFGRIGRNYLRCVLERAESGTGAPVEVVAINDLTSPDALAHLLAYDSTYGRLARTVEHDDTSITVDGHRIAVTAERDPAELDWGHLGVDVVIESTGRFRTREQAGLHLKAGARKVLLSVPGKGVDATIVMGVNEATYVPESDHVVSNASCTTNCVAPMVKVLDEHFGLVKGLMTTIHGYTNDQVVLDGPHKDLRRGRSAAVNIIPTSTGAARAVGLVLPELTGTLDGIAVRVPVEDGSLTDLSVVLERPVTADEVNAAFREAADGPLKGILRVSDAPIVSRDVVGDPASCVLDAPLTQAHGDLVKVFGWYDNEWGYTNRLLDLTEYVAARLPRI from the coding sequence ATGACCGTGCGCGTGGGCATCAACGGCTTCGGCCGCATCGGACGGAACTATCTGCGCTGCGTGCTGGAGCGCGCGGAGAGCGGTACCGGCGCACCGGTCGAGGTCGTGGCGATCAACGACCTCACCTCGCCGGACGCACTGGCCCATCTGCTGGCGTACGACTCGACGTATGGCCGCCTCGCCCGCACTGTCGAACACGACGACACTTCGATCACCGTCGACGGCCACCGCATCGCCGTGACCGCCGAGCGTGACCCGGCCGAGCTGGACTGGGGACACCTCGGTGTGGACGTGGTCATCGAGTCGACCGGCCGCTTCCGCACCCGTGAGCAGGCCGGTCTGCACCTGAAGGCGGGCGCCCGCAAGGTACTGCTCTCCGTGCCGGGCAAGGGAGTTGACGCCACGATCGTGATGGGCGTCAATGAGGCCACGTACGTCCCGGAAAGCGACCACGTGGTCTCCAACGCCTCGTGCACCACCAACTGCGTGGCGCCCATGGTGAAGGTGCTCGACGAGCACTTCGGCCTGGTCAAGGGCCTGATGACCACCATCCACGGCTACACCAACGACCAGGTGGTCCTCGACGGCCCGCACAAGGACCTGCGCCGCGGTCGCAGCGCCGCCGTCAACATCATCCCCACGTCCACCGGCGCTGCCCGCGCGGTCGGCCTGGTCCTGCCGGAGCTGACCGGGACCTTGGACGGCATCGCCGTCCGCGTGCCGGTCGAGGACGGCTCGCTGACCGACCTGAGCGTGGTTCTGGAGCGGCCCGTGACTGCGGACGAGGTCAACGCCGCGTTCCGGGAGGCCGCCGACGGGCCGCTGAAGGGCATCCTGCGCGTCTCGGACGCCCCAATCGTCTCCCGCGACGTCGTCGGCGACCCCGCCTCGTGCGTCCTGGACGCCCCGCTGACGCAGGCGCACGGCGATCTGGTCAAGGTCTTCGGCTGGTACGACAACGAGTGGGGCTACACGAACCGACTGCTCGACCTCACCGAGTACGTCGCCGCACGCCTCCCTCGGATCTGA